From the Chryseobacterium sp. G0201 genome, the window AAGTCGTAATGAAATGAAACTTTCAGCAGTGACTATCTGGGTTTGATGGATTACTGCCCGTATGCTGTTCCGGGTTATTTGATTGTTGACCTGATTACCTTGGATACCTATGAAATTGTTTCTGTTCAAACTCGCTAGAAACATACTGTCAACAGGCTCACGGTACAAAGCAGATATTACATTTTTGTTGAGATGCTTTACTGAATTAATCTTAACCTTTGGTTGTGTTGGCTCAGATTTCACAGAGGTATCGGATGGTTTTGTCTCTACAAAATTTCCATTTTGATGAGAAGATGAAGGAAGATATTTTGCTGCCAATTGGTAAGATTTTTCCATCAGTTCCAACTGCTCATCAATTCCGCTACCTTTCGGTGTAGAATTATTGTGCAGAGATTCATTTTTTAATCTTGAAATCTCTTTTTTCAGATTGCTGACTTCCTGATCATCCCTACTGTAAAAGTTTCCCAAAGTTTGTTGTGCATTACGGTAACTGTTCATCGCATTTTGGTCGCCATGCGTCAGCATTCCCGACTGGTCGGTCGGGTTTAATTGAACGGATTGACCTGGTGAAAGATTGGTTGCCTGACCATCATTCCAGTAATCAGATAATGTAGTCAAAGTGTTTCTCTTTTCTTCATTTTTCTGTTCCAGCAGTTGCTGTTCATATGCTTTCTGCTTATCAGACTGCAGTTTGTCATCAGCTGCCTGTGGAACTGCTGAATTAAAACCGACATCTTCAATGAGAAGATTCTTCTCTTTGGGTTTAAAAATGAGATAGAGACAACCTGCACACACAACAGCCATTAAAAAATAAATAAGTGGTTTCTTGAATTTTTCAAATCTTTGCAGATTGCTCAATGACTGTTCCTCGTTAGCCATCCTATCGGAATTGCCTTCTGTAAGTCGTATCTGGGTTCTGTTCTCGTTATTCATTATGAGGGGCTTTGTTAATTATACTTTGAGGAATTCCCTGAATATGACTAATGGAAAGGATATTGTTTCCGTTAGATGTTTCGTACCAAATGTAGGTGATGGTTAAAACCGTCAACATCACATATAT encodes:
- the traM gene encoding conjugative transposon protein TraM, coding for MNNENRTQIRLTEGNSDRMANEEQSLSNLQRFEKFKKPLIYFLMAVVCAGCLYLIFKPKEKNLLIEDVGFNSAVPQAADDKLQSDKQKAYEQQLLEQKNEEKRNTLTTLSDYWNDGQATNLSPGQSVQLNPTDQSGMLTHGDQNAMNSYRNAQQTLGNFYSRDDQEVSNLKKEISRLKNESLHNNSTPKGSGIDEQLELMEKSYQLAAKYLPSSSHQNGNFVETKPSDTSVKSEPTQPKVKINSVKHLNKNVISALYREPVDSMFLASLNRNNFIGIQGNQVNNQITRNSIRAVIHQTQIVTAESFISLRLSEPMMLGKILVPAGTVLRASCKFQGGRLQMKISSIEYRGSIQPVEISIHDNDGQLGLYIPYTPEQNTVNDIVANMSQSSGTNIMMTQSAGQQIASDLTRGVVQGVSGYFQRKVRTPKVTVKAGHQIFLVAKK